From the Paenibacillus tianjinensis genome, the window GCATTGCGCGGAAGGGATTAGATCAGATTATTGATGTTCTTCAGCGATCCCGCTTCGTGCGCGAGGACGTGCTGTTACTCATTGCCAAAGATACACCGGCATCAGATGTACTGAAGATCATGTACCCAAGTGGTCAATATGCGAGCTGGAAACTCAGAATGCAGATCATTCATTTTTACCGTTCTTGGGGCGGCACTCCGAAAAGTACATTGTATAACTATACAGATGCAATGTTGAATGAAGGAAGGGAGCCTGTTCTCGCAGCAATTTCTGTAGAAGGGGACGTCAACAATAGCGACAACAGCAAAGCTACAACGTCATCTATTCCTAAAGCAATCGTCAAATGTGCAGGTTCCGCCGTGTTCAGAGGCGACAAGCTCATGGGTTTCCTTTCGGTGCCAGATACAAGATTGTTAAACCTGATTAGAGATAAAATTACAGGAACGAGTTTTGCATTTCCGGCTGATAACAAGCAAGGTATCGCAACGATTCGGATGAACCCGATACACACAGCCATGGATGTAACATTGAATAACGGGCGCCCGCATGTGAAATTATCCATTGCAGGAGAAGGCCATGTGAGCAGCATTGATACAGATTTGCCACTTGATACTGCGGCAGGGTATCGACGACTGGAACAGCTGGAGTCTAATTACCTGAACGAACAGGTTAAGTCCACTATTAGCCGTGTACAAAAAAAGTTTGGTGTGGACATTTTTGGATTCGGTGAATATATGAACCGGCATCACAATTCCCAGTATAAGCTTGCAAAGAAAGATTGGAACGGTCATTTTAAAGAAGCTGAAATCGAGGTTTCCAGCAGAATTTCCATTTCCCGGTCAGACTTGAAAACTAAGAGGTTAAACAAACCGGATGCCGGGCAGTGAACTTGACCAATTTGTACGGGAATACAAGTTATCTTAATGAGATTACGAAAATAAAAGCGATAAGAAAGCCCTTACCGGGCTTACCTATCGCTTTTATTCTTAGAAAGGGAAACGTTATCCTGATCACCGTCTAGCTTCCTACAAGAGGTCTGCTTTGCAGGTAGATTTCCAAATCCGGGCTGGATCCGGTTAGGATCTTGTCCGAAACAACTTTGGCTAAAACTCCGTTATATACGGTTCCGTTATCTCCATAAGCCATCAGGATATAACAATGAGGATAGGTCTCGTATTGGCCGATGACAGGCAGTCCGTCATGTGTTCCTCCGTAAAAGGCTCCTAAAAAGTATTCCGGTATGGCCTGAATGTCCGGGAATAGATTGTTAAACGCGCGAAGGAGCTTGTCCTTGCTTGCAAGGATTTTAGCATCCCTTGTTTCAGCGTAAGTTGTATCCTTATCCATTCCTCCAATAATAACCCGATTGTCAGCGGTCGTACGCATATATACATAAGGGCGTGCTGTTTCCCATATCAAGGTTCTTTTATGCCAGCTTGAAAAATCGGTGATTGGCTTCGTAATAACGGCATAGGAGCTTGACAGCGTAGCATTTTTTTCGGTTTTGAAGTCGCTGTCTTCATAACCGGCTGCGATGATGACATGTCTGGCCCGTATTACTCGCTTGTCTTTGGTGTAAAACAGGGCATAATCCTGTTCGAAACGCCTGCCTGTTATTTCCGTATTTTCATAAATCAATCCGCCCTGTGACTTTACTTTCTCAAGAAGCCCGTAAACAAATTTAAGCGGATTCATCTCTGCATCGTCATGATAGTACAGTGCTGCTTCTTTTTGAAAAGGATAATGACCCGATATCCGCTGAGCATCCCAGAGATCTACTTTAAACCCGTATTTCCTAAGAAGAGCATGTTCTTCGGTTAATTCAGAAATATCCTCCTTGGAGCTTGCGTAATACAGGCTGTCCCGTCTTATAAAATCCGGATCAAGGGGTAATTGACGGCTTACCCGCTCAATGTCGGTAATAGACTGCTCACATAGTTTTAGATGACGCGCAGCCACCTCTTCACCAAAAGAGTGGCTCAGTGAT encodes:
- a CDS encoding NAD(P)/FAD-dependent oxidoreductase; amino-acid sequence: MDLQSGKLYWPTTVVTPPSYPKLEEDISCDVLIIGAGSSGAQCAKILCEQGMTVVVVDKRRAGEGSTSSNTALIQYAGEKSFVSLSHSFGEEVAARHLKLCEQSITDIERVSRQLPLDPDFIRRDSLYYASSKEDISELTEEHALLRKYGFKVDLWDAQRISGHYPFQKEAALYYHDDAEMNPLKFVYGLLEKVKSQGGLIYENTEITGRRFEQDYALFYTKDKRVIRARHVIIAAGYEDSDFKTEKNATLSSSYAVITKPITDFSSWHKRTLIWETARPYVYMRTTADNRVIIGGMDKDTTYAETRDAKILASKDKLLRAFNNLFPDIQAIPEYFLGAFYGGTHDGLPVIGQYETYPHCYILMAYGDNGTVYNGVLAKVVSDKILTGSSPDLEIYLQSRPLVGS
- a CDS encoding Ger(x)C family spore germination protein, encoding MLRKGLILVMAAILCLLQSGCWDWVEVNQSSMLTGMAIEPGKNGMLKLTMEVLNPAEAQRVQNGSGGPPTLLYTMEGKSISEASSRMNEMVERKIIFSHIHMVIIDASIARKGLDQIIDVLQRSRFVREDVLLLIAKDTPASDVLKIMYPSGQYASWKLRMQIIHFYRSWGGTPKSTLYNYTDAMLNEGREPVLAAISVEGDVNNSDNSKATTSSIPKAIVKCAGSAVFRGDKLMGFLSVPDTRLLNLIRDKITGTSFAFPADNKQGIATIRMNPIHTAMDVTLNNGRPHVKLSIAGEGHVSSIDTDLPLDTAAGYRRLEQLESNYLNEQVKSTISRVQKKFGVDIFGFGEYMNRHHNSQYKLAKKDWNGHFKEAEIEVSSRISISRSDLKTKRLNKPDAGQ